Proteins encoded in a region of the Salvelinus fontinalis isolate EN_2023a chromosome 17, ASM2944872v1, whole genome shotgun sequence genome:
- the LOC129814222 gene encoding UBX domain-containing protein 7-like: MICVVVGGGKMAALGDASTPGVNGLIQQFTSITGATESVGKHMLEACNNNLEMAVTMFLDGGGIAEEPSTSSSSAGASSSKAPPADDEVRAPIPQKQDILVEPEPMFGAPKRRRPARSIFDGFRDFQTETIRQEQELRNGSAADKKLSTLADLFRPPVELMHKGSFETAKDCGQLENKWLMINIQNVQDFACQCLNRDVWSNDAVRTIIREHFIFWQVYHDSEEGQRYIQFYKLNKFPYISILDPRTGQKMVEWNQLDVASFLEQVTGFLTEHGQLDGPASSHPPPAKRARSESLIDASEDSQLEAAIRASLQETHYESSSAPDLPDSPHSADADSDGDSEAEPFSDSEGLISVDGSDNETTEPREGSSYSIGGHTPPGPAPPTSAAAAPQPPPRPDSPPVRHRKSPHKENSHRKEESKKNHLEPPAATLARSQADPDSEHRSGENHRTSAGQSSRSVKTETSDLDCLDDNGPKARLMLRYPDGQREQIALSFKAKLMALVRHVQSKGYPNERFELVTNFPRRKLAHLDYDITLQEAGLCPQETVFVQERN; encoded by the exons ATGatttgtgttgttgttggtggcgGTAAGATGGCGGCGCTCGGGGACGCATCAACTCCGGGGGTGAATGGGTTAATACAACAGTTCACATCTATTACAg GTGCCACAGAGAGTGTGGGGAAGCATATGCTAGAAGCATGCAACAACAATCTAGAAATGGCAGTGACCATGTTCCTGGACGGTGGGGGGATCGCAGAGGAGCCCAGCACCAGCTCCAGTTCAGCAGGGGCATCCAGCAGCAAAGCTCCCCCCGCAGA TGACGAAGTGCGTGCGCCCATCCCTCAGAAGCAGGACATACTGGTGGAGCCAGAGCCTATGTTTGGAG CGCCAAAGCGACGAAGACCTGCCCGCTCCATATTTGACGGTTTTAGGGACTTCCAAACAGAAACCA TCCGCCAGGAGCAGGAGCTGAGGAACGGCAGTGCGGCGGACAAAAAACTCAGCACCCTGGCGGATCTGTTCCGGCCCCCCGTCGAGCTCATGCACAAAGGCAGCTTTGAGACG gcGAAGGACTGTGGTCAGCTGGAGAACAAGTGGCTGATGATCAACATCCAGAATGTGCAGGACTTTGCCTGCCAGTGTCTCAACAGAGACGTATGGAGCAACGACGCGGTCCGGACCATCATCAGGGAGCACTTCATATTCTGGCAG GTTTACCACGACAGTGAAGAGGGACAGAGGTATATCCAGTTCTACAAGCTCAACAAGTTTCCCTATATCTCCATTTTGGACCCCCGGACAG GTCAGAAGATGGTGGAGTGGAACCAGTTGGACGTGGCTTCGTTTCTTGAACAGGTGACGGGCTTCCTGACGGAACATGGCCAGCTAGATGGCCCGGCATCCAGCCACCCGCCCCCCGCCAAACGCGCCCGCTCC gagaGTCTGATAGACGCCAGTGAGGACAGCCAGTTGGAGGCAGCCATCCGAGCCTCTCTCCAGGAGACCCACTATGAGTCGTCCTCCGCCCCCGACCTCCCTGACTCCCCCCACTCTGCAGATGCAGACTCGGATGGAGACTCCGAAGCGGAGCCCTTCTCTGACAGCGAGGGCCTAATATCTGTCGACGGCTCGGACAACGAGACAACAGAACCCCGGGAGGGCAGCTCCTACTCCATTGGCGGACACACCCCTCCAGGACCAGCCCCTCCCACTTCTGCAGCAGCAGCCCCCCAGCCCCCGCCACGGCCGGACAGTCCCCCCGTCCGTCACAGGAAGTCCCCCCACAAAGAGAACAGCCACAGGAAAGAGGAGAGCAAAAAGAACCACCTGGAGCCTCCGGCGGCCACCCTGGCCCGCTCCCAAGCCGACCCAGACTCAGAGCATCGTTCTGGGGAGAACCATCGCACCTCAGCTGGCCAAAGCTCCAGATCTGTTAAGACGGAAACTTCCGACCTCGACTGTCTTGATGACAATG GTCCCAAGGCCAGACTGATGCTGCGCTATCCAGATGGCCAGAGAGAGCAGATTGCCCTATCGTTCAAAGCTAAGCTTATG GCTCTGGTGAGACACGTCCAGTCGAAGGGTTACCCCAACGAACGCTTCGAGCTCGTCACAAACTTCCCCCGGCGGAAGCTGGCCCACTTGGACTATGACATCACACTGCAGGAGGCGGGGCTATGTCCACAGGAGACTGTATTTGTGCAGGAGAGGAACTAA
- the ppp1r7 gene encoding protein phosphatase 1 regulatory subunit 7, whose amino-acid sequence MATLSVVEPQEMEVDRKGESEESGDDDTRRKSINGEVDLNQPPATVKEESPVDMDTITLDPEEEDVDLVHCRIGKIEGLEVLRKAKTLSLRQNLIKNIENLETLVTLKELDLYDNQIRKLENLQTLTELDQLDVSFNLLRKVEGLERLTGLKKLFLLHNKISHIANLDHLTGLEMLELGSNRIRVIENLDSLSSLTSLFLGTNKITQFQHLEGLHNLTVLSIQSNRITKMEGLQGLVNLKELYLSHNGIEVIEGLENNKKLTTLDIAANRVKKIENISHLTDLQEFWMNDNQIENWSDLDELKSSKALETVYLERNPLQKDPQYRRKIMLALPTVRQIDATFIRF is encoded by the exons ATGGCTACCCTGTCTGTTGTAGAGCCTCAAGAGATGGAAG TGGATCGGAAGGGAGAGTCAGAGGAGTCAGGAGATGATGATACCAGGAGGAAGAGCATCAACGGGGAGGTAGACCTGAACCAGCCTCCTGCCACAG TTAAAGAGGAGTCTCCCGTAGATATGGATACCATAACCTTGGACCCAGAGgaagag GATGTTGATCTTGTCCACTGCAGGATTGGGAAGATTGAGGGATTGGAGGTGTTGAGGAAGGCTAAG ACGCTCTCTCTAAGGCAGAACCTGATCAAAAACATTGAGAACCTGGAGACGTTAGTGACTCTGAAGGAGCTGGATCTCTACGACAACCAAATCCGCAAACTTGAGAACCTGCAGACCCTCACAGAACTGGA CCAGCTGGACGTGTCCTTCAATCTGCTGAGGAAGGTGGAGGGTCTGGAGCGTCTGACGGGGCTGAAGAAGCTATTCCTGCTGCACAACAAGATCAGTCACATCGCTAACTTGGACCATCTCACCGGCCTGGAGATGCTTGAGCTGGGCTCTAACCGCATCCGG GTAATTGAGAATTTGGACTCGCTGTCCTCTTTGACGAGTCTGTTTCTGGGCACCAACAAGATCACGCAGTTTCAGCATCTTGAGGGTCTACACAATCTGACAGTCCTTAGCATCCAG AGTAACCGCATCACCAAGATGGAGGGTCTGCAGGGTCTGGTCAACCTGAAGGAGCTCTACCTGAGTCACAATGGCATCGAGGTCATCGAGGGCCTGGAGAACAAC AAAAAGCTGACAACTCTGGACATCGCAGCCAACCGGGTGAAGAAAATTGAAAACATCAGCCATTTAACAGACCTACAGGAATTCTGg atgaaTGATAATCAGATAGAGAACTGGTCAGATCTGGATGAGCTGAAGAGCTCCAAAGCCCTGGAGACGGTGTACCTGGAGAGGAACCCCTTACAGAAGGACCCCCAATACCGCAGGAAGATCATGCTGGCGCTGCCCACTGTACGCCAGATCGATGCCACCTTCATCCGCTTCTAA